A genome region from Gardnerella vaginalis includes the following:
- the tyrS gene encoding tyrosine--tRNA ligase produces MAQVRNYKEAGFASLFEELKWRGLISQSTDEQQLAQALDGEPLTYYCGYDPTAASLHIGNLVQLINMRHLQAAGHHPIALVGGATGLIGDPRQSGERTLNSKDIVAGWAERLRKQIGRILPLEGENPVRFVSNYDWVSKMSAIDFLRDVGKNFRVGTMLSKDIVARRLNSDEGISFAEFSYQVLQGNDFLYLFDNYNVTLQLGGSDQWGNLTSGMDLIRKVRGASVHVFTSPIITDNQGRKFGKSEGNAMWLDPTMLSPYRFYQFWFNQPDDEVVKLLKAFTFLPKSEIERLEKQIQEDPGSREAQRVLAWEVTSFVHGEDVTNQAIAASSALFGKGDLDAIDEQTLEAALDGVKVKAQDGSLEFAKANSGDRVVEAAVAAGLLRTISEARRAIEAGGLYVNNNRVDSVDDVLNDNSFLHGRFALIRRGKKAIGAVERA; encoded by the coding sequence ATGGCTCAGGTCAGGAATTACAAGGAAGCTGGATTTGCTTCTTTGTTTGAAGAGCTAAAGTGGCGTGGATTAATTTCACAATCTACTGATGAGCAGCAGCTTGCTCAAGCACTTGACGGAGAACCATTAACGTATTATTGCGGTTACGATCCTACTGCTGCTTCATTGCATATTGGTAATCTTGTTCAGCTTATTAATATGCGCCACTTGCAAGCTGCAGGTCATCATCCTATTGCTTTAGTTGGTGGTGCTACTGGCTTGATTGGTGACCCTCGTCAAAGTGGAGAACGCACGCTTAATTCTAAAGACATTGTGGCTGGCTGGGCTGAACGTTTGCGCAAGCAGATTGGCAGAATTTTGCCTCTTGAAGGTGAAAATCCTGTTCGTTTTGTTAGCAATTACGACTGGGTTTCTAAGATGTCTGCTATCGACTTCTTGCGCGATGTTGGTAAAAATTTCCGTGTTGGCACAATGCTTTCTAAGGATATTGTGGCTCGCCGCTTAAACTCCGACGAAGGTATTTCTTTTGCTGAGTTCAGCTATCAGGTTTTGCAAGGTAACGACTTCTTGTACTTATTTGATAATTACAACGTAACATTGCAACTTGGTGGATCTGATCAGTGGGGTAACTTGACTTCTGGCATGGATTTGATTCGTAAGGTTCGCGGAGCTTCTGTGCACGTGTTTACAAGCCCTATTATTACGGATAATCAAGGTCGTAAGTTTGGAAAATCTGAGGGTAACGCAATGTGGCTTGATCCTACGATGCTTAGCCCTTATCGCTTCTACCAATTCTGGTTTAATCAGCCAGATGATGAAGTTGTTAAGCTTCTTAAGGCTTTTACGTTCTTGCCTAAGAGTGAGATTGAGCGTTTGGAAAAGCAAATTCAAGAAGACCCAGGAAGTCGTGAAGCTCAGCGTGTTCTCGCTTGGGAAGTTACGAGCTTTGTTCATGGTGAAGATGTTACGAATCAGGCTATTGCTGCTTCTTCGGCATTGTTTGGTAAGGGTGATCTAGACGCTATTGATGAGCAAACTCTTGAAGCTGCCTTGGATGGTGTTAAGGTTAAGGCGCAGGATGGTAGTTTAGAATTTGCTAAAGCAAATAGTGGTGATCGCGTTGTTGAGGCTGCTGTTGCTGCTGGATTGTTGCGCACAATTTCTGAAGCTCGTCGTGCTATTGAAGCCGGTGGTTTGTACGTTAACAATAATCGCGTAGACAGTGTTGATGACGTTTTGAATGATAATTCATTCTTACATGGTCGTTTTGCTTTGATTCGTAGAGGCAAGAAGGCTATTGGCGCTGTTGAGCGTGCTTAG
- a CDS encoding NAD kinase has protein sequence MPELLVDDDASYARRALVVTHARLDSHSAVVDQVTTQLSSAGFHVDVFHSAAVSDFAQKTAHVIDKNTEIVVVLGGDGTMLQAAELVHCTPVPIIGINLGHVGFLAEFESFQIDEAIRRIAQKDYFLEHRMEAHVDVWLPGASEPLSDWALNDITLDRADRGRMVELSIRVDNVEMSSFGCDGVIVSTPTGSTAYAFSAGGPIMWPNVEALQLVPLAAHALFSRPLIIGAGSTFTIDILEDSASGGWICCDGRRQRALPQGSRIQIRQSKDELFLARLSGVPFTQRLVTKFDLPVVGWRENRRKKSSKPKEYEANLHNETDRNYEDVPNVSNNYHNPNSLNS, from the coding sequence ATGCCAGAACTTTTAGTAGATGATGATGCTTCTTATGCTCGTCGCGCTCTGGTAGTTACGCATGCGCGTCTTGATAGTCACAGTGCCGTTGTAGATCAAGTTACCACGCAGCTTAGTAGTGCTGGTTTTCATGTAGATGTGTTTCATAGTGCTGCCGTATCTGATTTTGCGCAAAAAACAGCACATGTTATTGATAAAAACACAGAGATTGTTGTTGTGCTTGGTGGAGATGGCACAATGCTTCAAGCTGCAGAATTGGTGCATTGCACTCCTGTTCCAATCATAGGTATAAATCTTGGTCATGTTGGATTTTTGGCGGAATTTGAAAGCTTCCAAATAGATGAGGCTATTAGAAGAATTGCTCAAAAAGATTATTTTTTAGAGCATAGAATGGAAGCTCATGTAGACGTTTGGCTTCCTGGAGCGAGTGAGCCTTTAAGTGATTGGGCGCTTAACGATATTACTTTAGATAGGGCAGATCGCGGTAGAATGGTGGAGCTTTCGATTCGCGTTGATAATGTTGAAATGTCGTCTTTTGGCTGCGATGGTGTTATTGTTTCTACTCCTACTGGATCCACAGCTTACGCATTTTCGGCAGGAGGTCCAATCATGTGGCCAAACGTTGAGGCTTTGCAACTGGTTCCTTTGGCTGCACACGCGCTTTTTTCTAGACCATTGATTATCGGAGCAGGTTCAACTTTTACTATTGATATTTTGGAAGATTCAGCTTCTGGTGGTTGGATTTGTTGTGATGGTAGGCGTCAAAGGGCTTTACCGCAAGGCTCTAGGATTCAAATTCGTCAGTCCAAGGATGAGCTGTTTTTAGCGCGTCTTTCTGGTGTTCCATTTACGCAAAGATTAGTTACTAAGTTTGATTTGCCTGTAGTTGGTTGGCGCGAAAATCGTCGTAAAAAGTCTTCCAAACCTAAGGAATATGAGGCTAATCTGCATAATGAAACCGATAGGAATTATGAAGATGTTCCAAATGTCTCAAATAACTACCATAACCCTAATAGCTTAAACTCGTAG
- a CDS encoding HAD-IIA family hydrolase, with the protein MQLDERTNFSNSKSALSKNFRLALLDLDGVVYRGGKSVEYAAESIENAQKNGMFIEYTTNNSSRFQEVVASQLESFGLKVEPWQIITSSVVAARMVARYVPRNSNVLVLGADHLVQEVRSAGLNPVKSCKDNPKAVIQGWYPQMTWQEMAQVAFAVEHGAKYFVTNRDLTIPREFGIAPGCGSMIQAVVNATGVEPIASAGKPECAMYDEARLLVAANANHNDEDVKEYAEKDEFGNPVISISRSLAVGDRLDTDIEAGTRGGYESLLVLTGVTNPRMLLEAPKHLRPSFVSKDLRGLNEAHESPKRVDDVTFVCGTSRAQIVCNSIEVNNPNDCNALRAACVLTWSLIDSGKSLEDYILPEFSL; encoded by the coding sequence ATGCAACTTGATGAACGAACGAATTTTTCAAATAGTAAATCTGCGTTAAGCAAGAATTTTCGCTTAGCTTTGCTTGACTTAGACGGCGTAGTGTATAGAGGCGGAAAATCCGTTGAATATGCTGCTGAATCAATTGAAAATGCTCAAAAAAATGGCATGTTTATTGAATATACGACTAATAATTCTTCTCGTTTTCAAGAAGTTGTAGCGAGTCAACTAGAAAGTTTCGGCTTAAAAGTAGAGCCGTGGCAGATCATAACTTCTTCTGTTGTTGCAGCAAGAATGGTTGCTCGCTACGTTCCGAGAAATTCTAATGTTTTAGTGCTTGGAGCCGATCATCTCGTACAAGAGGTTCGTAGTGCTGGTCTTAATCCAGTAAAGTCTTGTAAAGACAATCCAAAAGCTGTTATCCAAGGCTGGTATCCGCAAATGACTTGGCAAGAAATGGCACAAGTCGCTTTCGCAGTAGAGCATGGAGCTAAGTATTTTGTTACTAATCGCGATTTAACAATTCCACGTGAATTTGGTATAGCTCCTGGATGCGGTTCTATGATTCAAGCTGTAGTAAATGCAACTGGAGTTGAGCCTATTGCTTCTGCTGGAAAACCCGAGTGCGCAATGTATGACGAAGCGAGATTGTTGGTTGCTGCAAATGCAAATCACAATGATGAAGATGTTAAAGAATATGCAGAAAAAGATGAGTTTGGGAATCCTGTAATAAGTATTTCGCGCTCGCTAGCCGTAGGAGACCGATTGGATACAGACATCGAAGCTGGTACCAGAGGGGGATATGAGTCTCTTCTAGTGCTTACTGGTGTCACCAATCCGCGCATGTTGCTTGAGGCTCCAAAACACTTGCGACCAAGCTTTGTTTCTAAGGATTTAAGAGGACTAAACGAGGCTCATGAGTCTCCAAAGCGTGTTGACGACGTTACATTTGTATGTGGAACTTCTAGAGCACAAATTGTTTGTAATTCTATTGAAGTAAACAATCCTAATGATTGCAACGCTTTGCGTGCTGCTTGTGTGCTCACTTGGAGCTTAATAGATAGTGGAAAATCACTTGAAGACTACATTCTTCCAGAGTTTTCTTTATGA
- a CDS encoding TlyA family RNA methyltransferase, with translation MSDGDDLVQRLDCELVNRGLVKSRTTAQRLIKSGLVKVDNRIVYKSSFLVEKAQEISFDESKKENSCLKYVSRGALKLEGAFSLFEDLGLKVYSNTKALDIGASTGGFCDYLLQNGVNRVIALDVGHGQLHPKIASDSRVIEMSGVNIRDVYLEDLPYKPNLIVSDVSFISLTFVIPVIARIAQNNANIVLLVKPQFEVGKGNLGKGGIVTDKDLRLKALENIKECAKNSGLKVVATHESPIEGTHGNIEYLLYARFNS, from the coding sequence ATGTCTGACGGAGATGATTTAGTTCAGCGATTAGATTGTGAACTTGTAAATCGCGGATTAGTGAAAAGTAGAACTACAGCTCAGCGCTTAATTAAGTCTGGGTTAGTAAAAGTAGATAATCGAATTGTTTATAAATCATCATTTTTAGTGGAAAAAGCGCAAGAAATAAGTTTTGATGAATCAAAAAAAGAAAATTCTTGTCTTAAATATGTTTCTAGAGGAGCACTCAAATTAGAAGGTGCGTTCTCTTTATTTGAAGATTTAGGATTAAAAGTTTATTCAAATACTAAAGCGCTAGATATTGGTGCTTCAACTGGCGGTTTTTGCGATTATTTGTTGCAAAATGGCGTTAATCGCGTTATTGCTTTAGACGTCGGACACGGTCAATTGCACCCAAAGATCGCAAGCGATTCGCGCGTTATCGAAATGAGTGGAGTCAATATTCGCGATGTTTATTTAGAGGATTTGCCTTACAAGCCTAATCTTATAGTCTCAGATGTTTCTTTTATATCTCTTACTTTTGTTATTCCAGTAATCGCGCGTATTGCGCAAAACAACGCGAATATTGTTCTTCTTGTAAAGCCACAATTTGAAGTTGGTAAAGGAAATCTTGGAAAAGGCGGAATTGTAACAGATAAAGACCTAAGACTTAAAGCATTAGAAAATATTAAAGAATGCGCTAAAAATAGTGGTTTAAAAGTTGTTGCAACTCATGAATCTCCTATAGAAGGAACTCATGGAAATATTGAATATCTTCTTTACGCGCGATTTAATAGTTAA